Genomic DNA from Alphaproteobacteria bacterium PA2:
CAGGCCACCCCACAACGAGCCACGGGCCTCCTGCTCGGCGGCGAATCCCCGGGTGCGCACGAAGCGGTTCCGATAGCTCGCCTTACCGCCGGAAAAGGCGATCTGGTGGATCATGCCATCCCCATCAAAGGGGTGATAACGGCCAAGGGGCTGATGGATCTGGTTCTCGGTATTACGCAGATAGATCCCGCCCAGGTCATCGGGAATAGCCCCGAAGGTAACCTGCAGGTCGTCGACATCGACCTCTTCATGCAAAGGGGTCCAGGCCCCGTTGAGGTAAGGGTGGTTCGACGGGTTCAGCGTCGTGATGACTGCAGGAAGCCGATTGATCGACATGAGCGCCTTCTTTCCGGGTCTGCGTCAGTCTTCGCTTGCCCGAGCGCCCCTGTCAAAGGTCGGTCTTGACCCTGCGCGCCCTCAGGCGATTGGGCGGCGGGTCCATGGCGAAGTCGCCGACCTTGCCGACCCTGGCATTGCAGCTGGGGCACCGGACATCCTGGTCCTCCGGCGCGTCGGTCGGAGGATCAAATCCCTGTCCACAGGGCTTGCACTTCCAGCCGAACACCTGGGGCGGCGGAGGCGGCGGTTTCTGCGCCCGTGGCGGGCGGGAGGGCCGAGCAGGCCGCAAGGGCGCCAGCGGCTCGGGCCCCAGGGGACGAGTGACCACAACGCCAGGCTTGAGGCTCAGAGTCTTGCGGGGACGCGGTTCGTCGCTCACGGCCGACCTCCAAGCTCGCCAAGGGCGTCGACGAGGGGAAAGAGCTGGATCCAGGCCGCCGACTTGGGGGCGATCAACTCAAAATGCCCGGCGCCCTGAATGGTCAGGACCTGAACCGGATCGCCAGACTTCATGGCCGCAGCGCCATAGGCTTCGCCAAATGAGGATGGAACAATAGGGTCCAGGGCGCCTGAAACCACCATCTGGCCCCGATCAAGGGGCAGGAATCTGGGGGGCGAGGTATCAGCAAAGGCCTTGGCGCCCCGGGTCTCAAAACCTGTCAGGCGGTCAATAATGCCCGGACCACCGCAAGCGTCCGGTCCGTGATCCTTGTAGGACTCTAGGTCGATTATGCCCGCCAGGCTGACCACGGCACGAGGCTCGAGGGGCTCGCCCGCATGAAGTGGGCTTGTGGCCGGCAACCTGCTGCGCCCCGCCGCCCACACCGCCAGATGACCTCCGGCAGAGTGGCCCATGAAGACAACCCGTTTCAGGTCAATATTGCGGGAACTCGCAAAGTCACTGACCTTGTCGATACCCAGACCAACATCCTCAAACGTGCCTGGATATCCGGCTCCGTCATGCCCGAGCCGCCGGTATTCCAGATTCCATACCGCCCACCCGCGAGCAGCAAGGGCTTCGCTGAGCGGCGCCTGCAGTTCAAGGCCCGGGAGGTCTGCCCGCCAGCAGCCGCCATGGATCATGACAACAAGGGGATGCAGGCCTTTGGATTTCGGAAGGTACAGATCGCCGAACTGCTGCGGACCGTTTCCATAGGTGATCCGCTGTGCGGCCGATCCATGGGGAAGGGCCAGGATGTCCTGGAACGACAGAAGCGCCTCTGCTTGCGCAGGCGATGTGCACATCATGACAAGGGCGATCACGAGGGTCTTGAGTTTCATGGACAGAACTCCGCCGCCTGTTCCGCGACGTCGACCGGAAAGGTGTCGCTCGCGATGGTACCACCTCTCGGGCTCGAACCGAGGACCTCTAGATCCACAATCTAGCGCTCTAACCAACTGAGCTAAGGCGGCCTATCGCGAGACGAGGGTTCTAGTCGGGCCCCGGCCTTCGATCAAGTCGGGACTGAGGCCCCTTGGAAATTGGACAAAGAAAAAGCCCCGGAGGCGAACCTCCGGGGCAAATTCATCAGCCCACCTGGGATGGATCCTTTCGGATCACTCCTTGGGAAGCGTGAAGCGAAGCGGGATCCGGACAGTGCCACCATCAACTGGCGCGCCATCCAGGGCCTTGGGCTTCATCTTGAAGAGCTTGCTCATCCGCATGGCGGCCGAGCCGAATTCCTGGTCTGCAGGATCTTCTGAGACCACGGAACACCCTTCCAGAGTTCCCTTCGCCGTAACCGAGCAACTGATCGTCGCACGGCCTTCGACACCCATCCGCTGCGCCCGGTCAGGATAGTACCGGGCAATGTCCTCTCCGGACGGGCGACGCGCCCAGTCAGGATTGGAGATGACCGAAGGGCGCTTCACTTCCGGCGCGGGCGCCGGCGGCTTGGGCTCTTCGATGCGCTTCTCAACCGGGGGAACCGGCAGAGGCGGAATCGTGGGCAGATCCGACGGCACGTTCACCGGAGGACGCGGCTGCAGCTTTGGTGGCGGCGGCGGCGGCGTGTTCGGCGGCGGAGGCGGCGGAGGCGGCGGAGGCTTGGCCACCGGCTTGATCATCTGCACGTCAGTGACGTCGTCCGAGTACTGCTTAATCTTCAGCTCGAACTTCTTCTTGTAGATGATGTAACCGACGATCGCGTGTGCTGCGATCGCGATGATCAAGGCTATGCCCATAGCCCCCGAGGACTTCTGCTTGGGGGGGTCGAAGGGGTTGTGATGCAAAAATGTCGCGTCTTCAGCCATGCGTCACTTTGCCCCCGGTTTGTTGTCGTCTTTGCCGACCAGGGCCACGCTGTAGAAACCATTGTCCTGCAGCATGTTCATAACGCCCATGAAGTCGCCATAGACCACGTCCTTGTCGGCGCGGATGTAGATCCGCTCCTTGGTCGGGTCCCGACGGCCACCCATCTGTGTGCGCATATCATCACCCAGAGTGGAAATGTCGGTCGCAAAGTCCCCAATGAAGATCCGGCCGGTAGGCTGGATCGAGATATAGACTGGCTTGGGAGGTGACTTCGTGTCTGGCTTTGCAACAGCTGGCGCGAGTTCGACCTTGACGGTGACGGCTGCCATTGGAGCCGCCACCATGAAGATGATCAGAAGGACCAGCATGACGTCCACGAAGGGCGTAACATTGATCTCGCTGTTCGCTTCAACCGCGTACCTGCCACCCCCAGAGCCTGAGAGTTTGGCGCCCATCTGGTTTAGGCCCCTTTGTCGAGCTGGCGGGAGATAGCGTTCATCAGTTCCGAAACGAAGCCTTCCGAACGGGCTCCCAGGGCCGAGATGCGGGTCTGGAAGTAGTTATAGAAGATAACCGACGGAATAGCGGCGAAGAGACCGATGCCGGTAGCGAGCAGAGCCTCGGCGATGCCGGGGGCGACGACGGCCAGGTTGGTCGTGTTGGTGTTCGCGATGCCGATGAACGAGTTCATGATCCCGTAAACGGTGCCGAACAGACCGATGAACGGACCGGAGGAACCGACGGAAGCCAGGAACTGCATGCCGCTGGAGAGGCGTGTGCCGAGCGAGGACTGAACGGCGGACACGGCGGCTTCGGCGCGATGCTGCGTCGATTCGCGATGTTCGCCGCTGACGGCCAGGCCAGCCTGACGCGACAGTTCAACTTCCTGGGCAGCCGCGGCGGCCATGTCGGCCAGCGGGTTGCCTTCGAATTCTTCCGAAGTAGCGGTGCGGCCGATTTCGTTGATCGTCTTGGCGCCGCGGAAGGCTTCGAGGAAGGCGGTGGCGGTCTTGTTCAGCCCGTTGAACTCGATGGCCTTGGTCACGAGAATGGCCCAGGACAGGACCGAGCAGAGCAGCAGACCGATCATGACCGTCTTAACGACGGGGTCGGCATCGATAAACATCTGGAAGACGCCGGCCTTGCCTGCGTTCTTCATTTGCGGAGGAAGTTCTTCCGCGGGAGCGGCTTCAGCGGCCGGAGCGGCGGCTTCGGCAGCCGGTGCAGCGGCGTCAGCAGCGGCCGGAGCAGCAGCGTCAGCAGCAGCCGGAGCGGCGGGAGCGGGGTCCGCGGCGAAAGCCGGGGCGCTGCTCATGAGCGCAATGGCGCCGAGGAGCGCGATGAAAGGAGTCGTTCGTTTAATATCGAGCATCTGTCGCCAGTTCCTGCTTGGTCTAGCACGTTTGGGCCGAGGGTCGTCGCGCCAGAGCGTCTCTTCCCTAGTGAATTTTGCCCGCTGCCACGTCCAGTCACCTGTCCGAAGCACCGAAGCGGTAATCGCCGTCTCTGTTCTGACGTCGTTTTCACCGTGTGGTGAGGACGCATCCAGTCCAGAGCCAGACCTCGCTCCCCGCAGGGATCCGAAAGTCTTACCGCTTTGTTAGTCGGGCGGCAGAAGTCCTTTGGCAATCCCTTTTGAAGTGGTCAAGGGGGCATGCACCGCGCCGAGGGCAAGGTTTTGCGACACACATCCGCTGATTATTGCGATGCACAACAAACTTTCCCCCGCTCAGTGGGGTTGGCTGTCCATTTTTGCCCCAAAAACGCCGCAGTGCAGCAATTCCGGCCGGCATTCTTGGTCCTGTACAATGTTGAGAGATAGTCAGCAGGCTGGTCGCTTCAATGACAGCGCACAAATTTGCGGCAGGTCTGCGCGGGGCGTGGTCGGCCTGGATGGGTCACCAGACATCGACAAAGGACCGACGTGGGGCCGAGCGGTCAACCGGGCACGCCTTCAACCCGCGGGACAGCCATGCGCGGGTGTCCTTGGGATCGATAACCGCGTCTATTTCAAGCACCTCGGCAACAGAGACCGCCTTGCCAGCCTCATACATCCGGGCAAGCCGGGCGTCGAACATGGCCTGGCGCTTTTCCAGGTCCGGTTCAGCCTCCAGTTCCTTGCGATAGCCAAGCCGGACTGCGCCCTCCAGGCCCATCGGACCAAATTCCGCCGTTGGCCAGGCGACGATCATGGCGGGGGCCGAAAAATCGCCTGCCGACATGGCCTGGGCGCCCAGACCATACCCCTTTCTCAGAACGACCGTGAAGAACGGAACCCTGAGCGATGCCCCGACGACAAACATCCGGCTCCCGCGACGAACCCCGGCGCCTATTTCACTGTCAGGGCCAACCATGAAGCCAGGCGTGTCGCAGAGCGAGAGAATCGGGACGCCGAACGCATCACACATCTGCATGAAGCGGCCGGCCTTCTCGCCCCCCTCCCCGTCAATGGCGCCGCCCAGGAACCTGGGATCATTGGCGATGACGCCCATGGGCCTGCCTTCAACGCGCAGGAAGCCGGTTATCATGCCCTGACCGTAGCCGCCGCGCAGTTCGATCCAGCTGCCGTCATCCGCCAGGGTCTCGATCACGGCCTTCACGTCATAGACCCTGACCCTGTTCTCGGGGATCAGGTGGCGCAGCTTCCGCTGATCCGGACATGACCAGGTGGGGACGGCCCCCTGAAAACACGAGAGGATCTGCTTGGTCGCTGCGACCGCCTCGGCTTCATCCTCAACCAGCACGTCCAGGACGCCGTTCTTCCATTGGACCTCCGACGGACCGATCTCATCGGCAGTGAAGACGCCAAGACCGCCTCCCTCCACCATGGCGGGACCGCCCAGACCGATATTCGAGTATCGGGTCGCAATGGTGATGTCCGCACACCCGAAGAAGACGGCGTTGCCTGCGAAGCAACGACCGGAATTCACCGCTATGCGAGGCGCATTTCCCGACAAACGGGCGAAAGTCGTGAAGCTGGTCGTGTCGAGGGATGAGGCGCCCGTCGTGACATCAACATCGCCAGGACGACCGCCGCCGCCCTCGGTGAACCAGACGATCGGAGTTTTCCAGTGCTCCGCAAACTCGAGGATGCGGTCGGTCTTCTTGTGGCTGAAATGACCCTGGGTGCCTGCCAGGACCGTAAAATCATAGGCCAGACCCACGCACCGGGAAACTTCCGGCGGGAAGAGATGCCCATTCACCTCCCCTACCCCGGTGATGATCCCGTCCGCCGGCGTATTGCTCCTGAGATCCTCAAGGGATCGGCGTCGCTTCTGCGCGGCTATGGCCAGGGCGCCGTACTCGTTGAAACTGCCCGGATCAAACAGGTCGCCGAGATTCTCCCGGGCCGTCCTCTGGCCGGTCTTGCGCCGGCGGGCGACAGAATCGGGACGGGCCTCATCGAGGGTCAGCGCCTGGCGCGCAAGGACAGCCGCAAGGTCAGGGCGGATGGAATCCAGGTTGACCTCCACCCGGGCTTCGATCGCCTCAGACTGGTCACCAGGCTCGATGAAGACCAGGGCCTGTCCTTCGTCGACGACATCGCCGACGGCCGAGGCCAGCATTCGCACAACCCCTGCCTGCGCGGCAGCGACCACATGCTGCATCTTCATGGCTTCAAGCACGGCGAGGGTCTGGCCAATCCTGACCGTGTCGCCCTCAGCGACCTCAAATCCAACAACGGTCGCCCGCATTGGCGACGGGCTCGAAATCGTTCCGGATGGCCCGTTGACCACCGCGACGCTGACCCCGGCAGCCAGGTCCCGGGCTTCAGGGACCGGCGTCAATTCCAGGGCCCTCGCGGCGAGACTTGCCAGGTTGGCCTCGATGAACCCCGTGGTCGCGGTTGCAGACCTGACCTCCGCACGCTCCAGCAGGGCCTGAAGCAGACCGAGATTGGTTCCGGGGCCGGTCAAGCGGAACTCTGCTACAGCCCGCAAGGCCTTGGCTGCAGCCACGGCGAAGTCCCCCGAGGGGCTGTGCACGATCAGCTTGGCGATCAGGGAATCGAATGAAGGATTGGTGCGATAGCCGCCATATCCATACCCATCCACCCGCACCCCGGGTCCGCTTGGCGGCTCATACTGGCCGATCACTGCGCCGGCCGTGCTGGTCAGGCTTCCGTCGCCCGCCAGGGTCTCAAGATTGACCCTCAGTTCAATGGCGAAGCCCAGGGCGACGGGCGGGCCTTCCGCCAAGCCAAGATCCTTGATGGTCGCGCCCGCAGCTATGGCCAGTTGCAACTGGACGAGATCAAGTCCGGTCACGGCCTCCGTCACGGTGTGCTCGACCTGCAGCCGGGGATTGGCCTCGATGAAAAGGACCGTCTCGCCATCAGCGGCGTCCAGAAGGAACTCCATGGTGGTCAGGCCGCGCACCTTCGCTGCACGGGCCAGGTCCACGGCGGCGGTCGTCAGGCGCGCCCTGAGCTTATCGGAGAGGTTCGGCGCAGGGGCGACCTCAATGATCTTCTGGTTTCGCCTCTGGATCGAACATTCGCGGTCGTGAATTGCCACGGCTTCAATGCCGTCGCCCAGGATCTGGACCTCGATATGTCGGGCGGAACCGACAAACCGCTCGGCAAACAGCCGCCCGTCGCCAAAGGCCGCCACAGCCTCCCTGGCGCAGATTTCGTAGGCCTCTGCAGGATCATCGGCGGCTGAAACGGCCCGCATTCCCCGCCCGCCGCCCCCGGCTACCGCCTTGATCATGATGTCGGCCCCGAAGCTGGCCTTGAAGGCCCGGATATCCTCCAGGCTCGCGCCGCCGGCCGTGGCGGGCGCCAAAGGGACGCCAAGGCTGGCCGCCAGTTCACGGGCCTTCGCCTTGTCGCCGAACAGTTCCAGGGTTTCGGGATCGGGCCCGACAAAGGTCAGCCCTGCCTTGGCGCAAGCCCGGGCGAAGGCTGGGTTCTCGGCCAGGAACCCATAGCCGGGATGCACGGCGTCACACCGCGCCTCAATTGCCGCTGCGACCACCGCTTCAATGTCGAGATAGGCCCTGGGTCCCACGCCCTTCAGACCAATGGCCTCATCTGCCAGCCGCCCGTGCAGCGCCGCGCCATCATCTTCTGAAAAGATCGCGACAGCGGTTATGCCCAGCTCCTGCGCCGCCCGGCTGATGCGGATGGCGATCTCGCCGCGATTGGCGATCAGCAGGCGGGTAATGGCGGTCATGATCCTGGCTCCCCACGGGAACTCACGCCCCGTCACGGCACTGTGGCGCGAGGATCAAGGTCAGGACAAGTCGGGACGTAAGGGAAGGATGGTGCCTGGGGGCGGATTCGAACCACCGACACGCGGATTTTCAATCCGCTGCTCTACCAACTGAGCTACCCAGGCGCACCCCGCCGTAGCGGGAGGCGTGTCTATAAAAGAGGGTCGGGCCTCTGTCCAGCGACCGAAGGTCAGGATTCGTCTTCTGAGCCATCGATCTTGGTTTCGTCATCCTCATTGACCGGCAGGACATAGCTTCCCGTCAGCCATTTCTGCAGATCGAGATTGGCGCACCGGCGCGAACAGAACGGCGCATAGTCCGGCGTGGGGGCGTGACGGCACATGGGGCAGGTCACCTTCTTCATGCCGGCGCCACCTGCATGAGCGTTCGGTTCCAGCCATCCTGCGGCGAAAGGGTCACCCGACTCCCGACCTTTTCCCTCAAACTTGAAAAGAACTCCTGCGCAGCAGAGGCGACACCGGTTTCGGCCTTGGCGACAAGTCGCCCGCCGGGATCCA
This window encodes:
- a CDS encoding energy transducer TonB, with translation MAEDATFLHHNPFDPPKQKSSGAMGIALIIAIAAHAIVGYIIYKKKFELKIKQYSDDVTDVQMIKPVAKPPPPPPPPPPNTPPPPPPKLQPRPPVNVPSDLPTIPPLPVPPVEKRIEEPKPPAPAPEVKRPSVISNPDWARRPSGEDIARYYPDRAQRMGVEGRATISCSVTAKGTLEGCSVVSEDPADQEFGSAAMRMSKLFKMKPKALDGAPVDGGTVRIPLRFTLPKE
- a CDS encoding biopolymer transporter ExbD encodes the protein MGAKLSGSGGGRYAVEANSEINVTPFVDVMLVLLIIFMVAAPMAAVTVKVELAPAVAKPDTKSPPKPVYISIQPTGRIFIGDFATDISTLGDDMRTQMGGRRDPTKERIYIRADKDVVYGDFMGVMNMLQDNGFYSVALVGKDDNKPGAK
- the exbB gene encoding tonB-system energizer ExbB, with the protein product MLDIKRTTPFIALLGAIALMSSAPAFAADPAPAAPAAADAAAPAAADAAAPAAEAAAPAAEAAPAEELPPQMKNAGKAGVFQMFIDADPVVKTVMIGLLLCSVLSWAILVTKAIEFNGLNKTATAFLEAFRGAKTINEIGRTATSEEFEGNPLADMAAAAAQEVELSRQAGLAVSGEHRESTQHRAEAAVSAVQSSLGTRLSSGMQFLASVGSSGPFIGLFGTVYGIMNSFIGIANTNTTNLAVVAPGIAEALLATGIGLFAAIPSVIFYNYFQTRISALGARSEGFVSELMNAISRQLDKGA
- a CDS encoding carbamoyl-phosphate synthase large subunit; amino-acid sequence: MTAITRLLIANRGEIAIRISRAAQELGITAVAIFSEDDGAALHGRLADEAIGLKGVGPRAYLDIEAVVAAAIEARCDAVHPGYGFLAENPAFARACAKAGLTFVGPDPETLELFGDKAKARELAASLGVPLAPATAGGASLEDIRAFKASFGADIMIKAVAGGGGRGMRAVSAADDPAEAYEICAREAVAAFGDGRLFAERFVGSARHIEVQILGDGIEAVAIHDRECSIQRRNQKIIEVAPAPNLSDKLRARLTTAAVDLARAAKVRGLTTMEFLLDAADGETVLFIEANPRLQVEHTVTEAVTGLDLVQLQLAIAAGATIKDLGLAEGPPVALGFAIELRVNLETLAGDGSLTSTAGAVIGQYEPPSGPGVRVDGYGYGGYRTNPSFDSLIAKLIVHSPSGDFAVAAAKALRAVAEFRLTGPGTNLGLLQALLERAEVRSATATTGFIEANLASLAARALELTPVPEARDLAAGVSVAVVNGPSGTISSPSPMRATVVGFEVAEGDTVRIGQTLAVLEAMKMQHVVAAAQAGVVRMLASAVGDVVDEGQALVFIEPGDQSEAIEARVEVNLDSIRPDLAAVLARQALTLDEARPDSVARRRKTGQRTARENLGDLFDPGSFNEYGALAIAAQKRRRSLEDLRSNTPADGIITGVGEVNGHLFPPEVSRCVGLAYDFTVLAGTQGHFSHKKTDRILEFAEHWKTPIVWFTEGGGGRPGDVDVTTGASSLDTTSFTTFARLSGNAPRIAVNSGRCFAGNAVFFGCADITIATRYSNIGLGGPAMVEGGGLGVFTADEIGPSEVQWKNGVLDVLVEDEAEAVAATKQILSCFQGAVPTWSCPDQRKLRHLIPENRVRVYDVKAVIETLADDGSWIELRGGYGQGMITGFLRVEGRPMGVIANDPRFLGGAIDGEGGEKAGRFMQMCDAFGVPILSLCDTPGFMVGPDSEIGAGVRRGSRMFVVGASLRVPFFTVVLRKGYGLGAQAMSAGDFSAPAMIVAWPTAEFGPMGLEGAVRLGYRKELEAEPDLEKRQAMFDARLARMYEAGKAVSVAEVLEIDAVIDPKDTRAWLSRGLKACPVDRSAPRRSFVDVW
- a CDS encoding DNA gyrase inhibitor YacG, whose protein sequence is MKKVTCPMCRHAPTPDYAPFCSRRCANLDLQKWLTGSYVLPVNEDDETKIDGSEDES